The Accipiter gentilis chromosome 7, bAccGen1.1, whole genome shotgun sequence genome includes a region encoding these proteins:
- the LCAT gene encoding phosphatidylcholine-sterol acyltransferase encodes MGTSGARVALLTLSLFLQPTSQFWLFNVLFPPTTTPEAPPTNSTPPVVLVPGCLGNQLEAKLDKPDVVNWMCYRKTEDYFTIWLNLNTFLPVGVDCWIDNTRVVYNRTSRKMSNAPGVHIRVPGFGKTYSVEYLDQSKLAGYLHTLVQNLVNNGYVRDQTVRAAPYDWRVGPQEQPEYFQNLKALIEEMHDEYQRRIFLIAHSMGNLNVLYFLLQQTQAWKDQYIGGFISLGAPWGGSVKPLRVLASGDNQGIPLMSNIKLREEQRMTTTSPWMFPTSLAWPETHVFISTPSYNYTYRDYQRFFTDVNLEDGWYMWEDMKDLLKGLPPPGVDTYCLYGTGYPTVETYIYDEHFPYEDPVDMIYGDGDDTVNTRSLELCKRWRDQQKQKVHVQELRGVDHLNMVFSNLTLSSINEILLGSPQEQGEPGQERSSPGAGKGGKILPGHTVLKEPKKN; translated from the exons ATGGGGACCAGCGGCGCCAGGGTTGCATTGCTGACGCTGTCGCTGTTCCTACAGCCCACGTCTCAGTTCTGGCTCTTCAACGTCCTCTttccacccaccaccaccccagaaGCTCCCCCGACCAACAGCACGCCGCCCGTGGTACTCG TGCCTGGGTGTCTTGGAAATCAGCTGGAAGCGAAGCTAGACAAGCCAGATGTGGTCAACTGGATGTGCTACCGCAAAACGGAGGACTATTTCACCATCTGGCTCAACCTCAATACCTTCCTGCCAGTGGGAGTTGACTGCTGGATCGATAACACCAG GGTGGTGTACAACCGAACCTCTCGGAAAATGTCCAATGCTCCGGGAGTGCACATCCGCGTGCCTGGCTTCGGCAAGACCTACTCCGTGGAATACCTGGATCAGAGCAAGCTGGCAG GTTACCTGCACACCCTGGTGCAGAACCTGGTGAATAACGGCTACGTGAGGGACCAGACAGTTCGGGCAGCCCCCTACGACTGGAGGGTCGGGCCCC AGGAACAGCCCGAATACTTCCAGAACCTGAAGGCCCTGATTGAGGAGATGCACGACGAGTACCAGCGACGCATCTTCCTCATCGCGCACAGCATGGGCAACCTGAACGTCCTCTACTTCCTGCTACAGCAGACGCAAGCCTGGAAAGATCAGTACATTGGGGGTTTCATCTCCCTGGGTGCCCCCTGGGGAGGGTCTGTCAAGCCCCTGCGTGTCCTGGCATCCG GTGACAATCAGGGCATCCCACTCATGTCCAACATCAAGCTGCGTGAAGAGCAGCGCATGACCACCACCAGCCCCTGGATGTTCCCAACGAGCCTGGCGTGGCCCGAGACCCACGTTTTCATCTCCACGCCGTCCTACAATTACACCTACCGGGACTACCAACGCTTCTTCACCGATGTCAACTTGGAAGACGGCTGGTACATGTGGGAGGACATGAAGGATTTGCTGAAGGGCTTACCCCCTCCTGGGGTGGACACGTATTGCCTCTATGGCACAGGCTACCCCACTGTGGAGACTTACATATATGACGAGCATTTCCCTTACGAGGACCCTGTGGACATGATTTATGGTGACGGGGATGACACTGTCAACACACGCAGTTTGGAGTTGTGCAAGCGATGGCGTGACCAGCAAAAGCAGAAGGTGCACGTCCAGGAGCTGCGAGGCGTCGACCACCTTAACATGGTCTTCAGTAACCTGACGCTCAGTTCCATCAATGAAATCCTGCTGGGGAGCCCACAGGAACAGGGGGAGCCAGGGCAGGAGAGATCCAGCccaggggcagggaagggggggaagattCTACCTGGGCACACAGTCCTTAAGGAGCccaaaaagaactga